One genomic window of Trichomycterus rosablanca isolate fTriRos1 chromosome 1, fTriRos1.hap1, whole genome shotgun sequence includes the following:
- the tbc1d2 gene encoding TBC1 domain family member 2A: MLESTMSAMRGTDFSLDTKLCGYLLKQAGPLKAWKSRWFTYDEKKCQLFYYRTAQDMNPLGKVELRNATFSYPLQGEEGTFHIQTPERTFILKAANGHTKMYWLQQLQLRRWQHREQLLCTDPFNSNNNTASNFLPMVKIPTGLVGVEAANVPVQTGPLNVSIKHPLIEIQNSVHSFLIGRPSQDRSRSVFWTEVPTTCANTPKTDTSNDMSHSTSARAVSPVPSLASSSEVECELPYENGPTCGSTLTLPNGKNKKGNSATFPLDRKETNNMQSLSRLQQEKLMLAMEVKAQKELVWLLHKALEAAQLEKRACAQFIAAEGEQDRLELLRHGERSIAGLRERLEQQQRQNEVLRRSLEERDSHIEELQQNEKLLMEKNQAKQEVIVKLSEKVTACMADPKCTITSERISKESFRQLVQEMDNLKDDLEAYMTQNKFLNSEIYQLTKLWQNSSEQEKSLMVKCAYLEASNCQMESRYLGVLRKLQENKELNTEQRAVIKKLIEDALQADRKDVIRLDVSREYDEYGFKVIPDYEVEDMKLLAKIQALEIRSHNLLQQEMGERSHLSRWTQFLGGRSPDDLSTSEELKTLVRGGIPRQYRPHVWHWMVHTRTRSLRQQHPDLFQQLCEKSRATPHPASRQIQLDLHRTLTTNQSFSSPCSPMLQQLQRVLLAYSWQNPEVGYCQGLNRLAAIALLVLQSEEEAFWCLVAIVQFLMPPHYYSKNLLGSQVDQRVFKDFMAEKLPRLTAHLEEHNVDVSLVTFNWFLVVFVESLPSDILLKVWDAFFYEGTKVIFRYALAIFKCKEEEILKIHDNLEIYQYLRFFTKTITDGRKLTSVAFLDLNPFPMKLVNNRRAIHKQRLESELHALEKLQKEYTPDNSKRKDKDLDLITSEDSD; the protein is encoded by the exons ATGCTGGAGAGCACCATGAGCGCTATGAGGGGTACAGACTTTTCATTAGATACCAAGCTATGCGGCTACCTTCTCAAGCAAGCTGGCCCACTGAAAGCCTGGAAATCACGCTGGTTTACCTATGACGAGAAAAAGTGCCAGCTGTTCTACTATCGCACAGCACAGGACATGAATCCATTGGGCAAAGTAGAGCTTCGTAATGCCACTTTTAGTTACCCACTGCAAGGAGAGGAGGGCACCTTCCATATACAGACACCGGAACGTACATTCATACTCAAG GCCGCCAATGGACACACCAAGATGTACTGGCTCCAGCAACTGCAGCTCAGACGATGGCAGCACAGAGAGCAGCTAT TATGTACAGACCCCTTTAATTCA AATAA CAACACTGCCT CAAACTTTCTGCCCATGGTGAAGATCCCTACAGGTCTGGTTGGGGTGGAGGCTGCAAATGTTCCTGTGCAGACAGGTCCACTCAATGTGTCTATTAAGCACCCACTCATTGAGATACA AAACTCGGTACACAGCTTCCTTATTGGTCGGCCATCTCAAGATAGGAGTCGGAGTGTGTTTTGGACAGAAGTCCCTACCACCTGTGCCAATACTCCTAAAACAGACACATCAAACGATATGTCACACAGCACATCTG CTCGTGCAGTGTCACCTGTTCCATCCTTAGCCTCTTCTTCAGAGGTGGAATGTGAGTTGCCCTATGAAAATGGCCCCACCTGTGGTTCCACCCTGACTCTGCCCAAcgggaaaaataaaaaaggaaactcTGCCACCTTTCCTTTGGACCGCAAGGAGACAAACAACATGCAAAGCCTTTCCCGCCTTCAGCAGGAGAAACTCATGCTGGCCATGGAGGTCAAAGCTCAGAAG GAATTGGTATGGCTGCTGCACAAAGCTCTGGAAGCCGCTCAGCTGGAGAAGCGAGCGTGCGCTCAGTTCATAGCGGCCGAGGGCGAGCAGGATCGCCTGGAGTTGCTGCGTCATGGCGAGCGCAGTATTGCTGGCCTGCGAGAGCGTCTAGAGCAGCAACAACGTCAGAACGAGGTTCTGAGAAGGAGTCTGGAGGAGCGGGATTCACACATAGAAGAACTGCAGCAGAACGAGAAGCTGCTGATGGAAAAGAACCAGGCCAAGCAGGAGGTCATCGTCAAGCTCTCTGAGAAAGTGACGGCGTGCATGGCTGATCCAAAGTGCACCATCACTTCTGAGCGCATCAGCAAAGAGAGCTTCAGACAGCTTGTACAGGAGATGGACAACCTCAAG GACGACCTGGAAGCTTACATGACCCAGAACAAGTTTCTGAACTCTGAGATTTATCAGCTGACAAAACTATGGCAGAACAGTTCAGAACAAGAGAAAAGTCTCATGGTCAAG tgtgcataTCTGGAAGCAAGCAATTGTCAGATGGAGAGCCGGTACTTGGGGGTCCTGAGAAAACTTCAGGAGAACAAGGAGCTGAACACAGAACAAAGAGCTGTAATTAAGAAGCTAATAGAAGACGCACTACAGGCAGATCGAAAAGATGTCATCAGACTGGATGTTAGCAG GGAGTATGATGAGTATGGCTTTAAGGTCATCCCTGACTATGAAGTGGAGGACATGAAGCTTCTGGCTAAGATCCAAGCTCTGGAGATCCGCTCTCACAACCTGCTTCAACAGGAAATGGGTGAGAGGTCTCACCTTTCCCGCTGGACTCAGTTTCTTGGAGGTCGCTCTCCTGATGACCTCTCTACATCAGAAGAGTTAAAGACTCTGGTGAGGGGAGGCATTCCGCGTCAGTACCGTCCACATGTGTGGCACTGGATGGTGCATACAAGGACTCGGTCACTGCGACAGCAGCATCCTGACCTCTTCCAGCAGCTGTGTGAAAAGAGTCGTGCCACACCACATCCAGCATCCCGGCAGATCCAGCTGGACCTGCACCGTACACTCACCACCAACCAAAGCTTCTCCTCACCCTGCAGTCCAATGCTCCAGCAGCTTCAGAGAGTCCTGCTGGCTTATTCCTGGCAGAATCCAGAAGTCGGCTACTGTCAGGGACTAAACAG GCTTGCTGCTATTGCATTGCTGGTGCTACAGAGTGAAGAGGAGGCGTTTTGGTGCTTAGTGGCCATTGTGCAATTTCTCATGCCTCCACACTACTACAGCAAAAACCTACTGGGCTCTCAG GTAGATCAGCGTGTCTTCAAGGACTTTATGGCAGAGAAGTTACCACGGCTCACGGCACATCTGGAGGAACACAATGTGGACGTGTCTCTGGTCACATTTAACTGGTTCCTAGTGGTGTTTGTTGAGAGTTTACCCAGTGACATCCTGCTAAAAGTCTGGGATGCCTTCTTCTACGAAGGCACCAAG GTGATATTTCGATATGCACTTGCTATTTTCAAATGCAAAGAGGAGGAAATCTTAAAGATCCATGACAACCTGGAAATCTACCAGTATCTTCGCTTCTTCACCAAAACTATCACAGATGGCAG AAAGCTGACAAGCGTTGCTTTCTTGGATTTGAACCCTTTCCCAATGAAACTCGTGAATAATCGACGCGCTATCCACAAGCAGCGTCTTGAATCTGAACTGCACGCGCTGGAGAAACTGCAGAAAGAATACACCCCAGACAACAGCAAGCGCAAAGACAAAGACCTGGACCTCATTACCAGTGAAGACAGTGATTGA